In Moorella sp. Hama-1, a single genomic region encodes these proteins:
- a CDS encoding N-acetylmuramoyl-L-alanine amidase, with amino-acid sequence MAPRAHLTNLYSKIKEDGGEQFSTVTIEATAPAPVEISYPAPTLCQVQVRAALTMDPGPLYVQDGIIREITVEARDELVTFKIDLDVKVQAQVTCTEGMPYRIGLCFSRRPLQDFYRGRIVVIDPGHGGSDTGQRGPVNLLERDMAWKTAGYLAGILEGLQARVVMTRSQDENPSWSERLAKVPADAFCFISLHEYGSRDASIRGTAVRYNPASPGNKELAEAVLARIVARVKTPSRGTGPAAELEQLGPLPALQVEPVAITNWVDEGLLRNPYFHQKTALATVVAIKQYFRQRGQEHD; translated from the coding sequence TTGGCCCCCAGGGCCCACTTAACCAACTTATACAGCAAAATAAAGGAAGATGGCGGGGAGCAATTTAGTACCGTAACTATCGAGGCCACGGCTCCGGCACCGGTGGAGATCAGTTACCCGGCCCCAACCCTCTGCCAGGTGCAGGTCCGGGCCGCCCTGACCATGGACCCCGGTCCCTTATATGTTCAGGACGGCATTATCAGGGAGATCACTGTTGAAGCCAGGGATGAGCTGGTAACTTTTAAAATTGACCTGGACGTGAAGGTCCAGGCTCAGGTAACCTGTACGGAGGGGATGCCCTACCGCATTGGCCTGTGCTTCAGCCGCCGGCCACTGCAAGATTTCTACCGGGGCCGAATAGTCGTCATCGACCCCGGTCACGGCGGTAGTGATACCGGCCAGCGCGGGCCGGTTAACCTGCTGGAAAGGGATATGGCCTGGAAAACAGCAGGCTACCTGGCTGGTATCCTGGAGGGGTTACAGGCCCGGGTGGTCATGACCCGCAGCCAGGATGAGAATCCCTCCTGGTCCGAGCGCCTGGCTAAAGTTCCTGCCGATGCCTTTTGCTTTATCAGCCTGCACGAGTATGGCAGCCGGGATGCGTCTATCCGGGGGACGGCGGTCCGCTATAACCCGGCCAGTCCGGGTAATAAGGAGCTGGCCGAGGCCGTGCTGGCAAGAATTGTGGCCAGGGTGAAGACTCCTAGCCGAGGTACCGGACCCGCTGCCGAGCTGGAGCAACTGGGGCCGCTACCGGCCCTGCAGGTGGAACCCGTAGCCATCACCAACTGGGTCGATGAGGGTCTGCTGCGTAATCCCTACTTTCACCAGAAAACGGCCCTGGCCACGGTGGTAGCCATTAAACAGTACTTCCGGCAAAGAGGTCAGGAACATGACTAA
- a CDS encoding F420-0:Gamma-glutamyl ligase produces the protein MTKGEKKLAFAKIPVRTHIVTDKDDAVELARRYSRGVARPGDVICLAESVVAITQRRAILPEEVKPGRLARFLCRFPGKDGSLATPPAMQLALEEVGTGRLLAGCAAAALGRLIKKKGLFYIVAGRQLALIDDIAGTMYPYERHIVMGPKNPGQLVRDIKKATGAEAVIADVNDKKCVDILGITDRSYLPAVVEALRDNPFGNEDEQTPIVILKRQ, from the coding sequence ATGACTAAAGGAGAAAAAAAGCTTGCCTTTGCTAAAATACCTGTGCGTACCCACATTGTCACCGACAAAGACGACGCCGTGGAGCTGGCCCGGAGGTACAGCCGCGGCGTGGCCCGGCCGGGGGATGTCATCTGCCTGGCCGAGAGCGTCGTTGCCATTACCCAGCGCCGGGCCATCCTGCCGGAAGAGGTCAAGCCGGGGCGCCTGGCTCGCTTTCTCTGTCGCTTTCCGGGTAAAGACGGCAGCCTGGCCACGCCGCCGGCCATGCAACTGGCCCTGGAAGAGGTGGGTACAGGGCGCCTCCTGGCCGGTTGTGCAGCCGCCGCCCTGGGGCGTTTAATCAAGAAAAAGGGCCTTTTCTACATAGTCGCCGGGCGCCAGCTGGCTTTGATTGACGATATCGCCGGCACCATGTACCCCTATGAGCGCCATATTGTCATGGGACCGAAAAACCCGGGGCAACTGGTGCGGGATATTAAAAAGGCCACCGGTGCCGAAGCGGTCATCGCCGATGTCAACGATAAAAAGTGCGTCGACATCCTGGGTATTACCGACAGGAGTTACCTGCCAGCTGTGGTCGAGGCTCTGCGGGATAATCCCTTTGGCAACGAGGATGAGCAAACGCCCATCGTTATTCTCAAACGGCAGTAA